Below is a window of Oceanipulchritudo coccoides DNA.
GTGTGTTGTGTGGGGTTTAATAGGGGTGTCTCCGTGTGTTCGGTTTATTCGGTGATTGCGATCCTGTAGAAGATGCTGCCCTCAACCAAGGGTGGTAAATCGAATGTTCCGTCTTCTGCGGGGATATCCTGTTCGAGGATGGAAAAGGAAGTGTCCAGGGTTTCGTTCTGATATACAGTAACAAAGCGATTCGCTTTCGGCGTCCAGTTGAGGTGGAGTCCGCCGGACATCCCGATTTTGGCTTGAAAGAAATCCTGCTGCAGAGGATTCAGCACAGCGATAAATTCTTCCGCTTCCGTAAGGCCGTCGCCATCCGTATCATCATTTGCATCCACGACGGATGTAAATCCGAAGTTATCGATTTCCCAATCGTCCGGCAACTGATCTGTGTCCTGATCAAGCAACAGGCCGGCGACAACATTGAGGTTGGTCACTTGCGGTCCCGTATCGATAAGGGCGGACATGTTGGCATTGGCCTCATTGATACCGGAGACAAGGTTCACCCCGTAGATGCTCACGTTGTTGACCCGCTCAAGACGGATGACCGAATCATAGAAAGGGGAGGCGCTCGTGAAATTATGTGAATTGGTAGTGGTGTTGCTCCGAAGTTTCACATCGTCTGCATACTCGATCAATATGCCGCCACTGGCAGGGGTTGTGATCTTGTTGCGCCGGATGGTGAGGTTGGAGTGTCCGGTTCCGGGCGTCCAGTTGTTAAAGCCCCTCGCACTGACATAGATTGGAGTGTACCCATTGCTTCTCGCAATGGAACAGCGCGTGAGCTCATTGTCCTCGATGATCACATTATGGGCAAAGTCTCCTTCCATCCAGTAAAAGGCGTCCGGGCGAACCTGGATGCCGGGCAGGAAGGAATTGTAGACGGAATTGTTACGGACGACTACATTGGAAGCCTTAATGAGGATGCCCCTTGCGCGGGTGTTATCGATTGTGCAATTCGATATGACCGAACCGGAGCTGTCGCCTGACCGGTTGGCCACTATACCACCCGTACCGGTGGTCACGTTGGTATCAAGGGTAAGGAGGAAGGCTTGCTCAAAAGTCGAGTTTGTCAGGTTTGCGTCAGGGAACAAAATGCTGATTTCTGCGCGAATAGCGGTTTCGCTCATAGCGACTGGCGATACCGTCTGGATGATGGCGCTTTCCCTTGTTCCCGCGACCGGATCATAAATATATAATTCGTCACCCACTTCGACAGTTTCGCTCGAAGATTTTGTGGCGACCGTAATGGCATTCGCGGCGTTTTTCTCGAGGATGGGAGCGTAGGCGGTCGTGAGGATAATGCCGTCGTCACCGGTGTACGCTGTGTGGCTGTTGTTAATGTTGATCTCGCCGTATGAGTGCTTGAAGTGCAGGCCGTCCGCATTGCTGGAAAGTAATCGAGGGATCGAGGCACGCAAGGGAGTCGCCCCCGGAGTGATCTGGACATTTTCGAGGCTGATTTGAAATCCGTTTACGCTCAGTACAGCGAATGCCGGCGCGCCATGGATCTCGATATCTTCAAGGCGAACACCTGTACAATTTTCCAGATAAATCCCGTGCGGAATACCTGCTGATACCGTCAGGGAAACGAAATCTCCGACATCCATGTTGCTGAAATTGGCGTTGACCTGATAAAGGCCCGGTTCGATTTCAGTGACATTACCATTTGGATAGATGGTATTCGTCATCTGCTTCATCGTCAGATTCGACGGCTCGTAGGTAATGCCACTGGTTGCGGTGGTAGAGAGGGTCTGTGGATACCCCTCGTGGAGCCGGAGCTCAAAGGTGCCGGTGGAGTAATTTCTGCTCTCTACGGTTCCTTGACGGTAGAGTTGCGGGTCATAGTCAATGGAGAGGCCACGAAGGGTGAGGTTGTTACAGTTGACAAGGCTGATCGTTCGGTTGTCGGACTGGTTGATCAGTTCAACGCCGTCAGCAATGACGGTTACCGGTGTCGGGGGATTGAAGTTGCCCCTATACACGTAGGTGGAGGACGGGTTGGCGTAATAGCGACCCGGAGTGATCGTGATAACATCCGCTCCCGAAGCTAGTCCATTCAGAAACTGGTCTCGGAAGGAAAGCCGGTCCGTACGGACAATATCAAAATCCATCGAGAAAGAATCTGATGTGGCCGACCCATTGGGTCCAAAGGCGACGTAAATGGTCTGTCCCGCATCGAGGTAGCCGATTTCGGTGTCAAAGGACGTGGTGGAAAAAGGATCAGAAACATGTCGGAGGACGGCCTCTGAAATGCCTGGAAAGACGAGCACTTCCACGCCGTTGCTGCTCGAGTTCGACATTGTGATGAAGCTGTTCGCGATGGCGTAGTGGCCGCTTGAGGGAACTGTGTACGCGGCGATGGCATAGCGGTCCCTCATGTTCGAACCGCCCACCGACACGCCGGGATGCCCCCCTCCAGAGGAGAGACGCATAAATCCCGATGGAGGATTGTTTCCGCCCACAAGGTCGCCATCCGCTGTGTAGGATGGACTGGCAAGAATCAGGGGGACATAGGAAGCGGGTGCCCCTATGAAGCCGCTGGCCTGGTCACCCGTAACGCCAATTCCCCAGCCGTCAGGAGCGTTCCAGAGGTAACTCCAGCCTGCTGTCGGGGCCCCGGTGGTGTTAAAATCGCTGCCATAGCTGGCAACAACGGTCTGGGCTCCAAGTTCGGCCGCGGCAATTGAGACTATAAAAGTCAAGATGCGATACATCATAAAAGGTTCAGGGGGGGAAGGGTTAGGTATTTAAATTCGGCAAGGGGTCAGTTTCGCAATATAGCTCATCTTTTATGGACACGTTGCTGCAGAATGAAATTATAAACGGGCTTTCCGGATTATCAATTCGGGATGCTTCAATTTGATTGTCCCGCCACTGGAGATTGTCCACGCAGAAGGCATGAAGGAGCGGGGATTGGTTGCCGCGGATAAACCGGTTATCCTTGATTACTATGTTCCGGTTATAGCGTGAGGACTCCCGTTTTTCATGGATACCTGCCTGAACGTCTATGACTCCCTTTCCCCAGACACCAAAGAGGCAGTTGTCGAAAGTGTTTCCCTGAATTACACAGTCGCTCACTCCACCCTGCTCAAACCAGTAGGAGGCATCCCCTTCAAAGAGGATCGCTGCCCCGGGAGTGTGGAAATAGTTATTTTCTACACGCGTCTTGCCCCGGCAATTCAGGAGCATGCCTCTTGCCCGGTTGTTGCGAATCGTGTTCCCGCTGATCCTTACCTCGGGATAATCCCGGTTGGCGGCGATGGCGTCGCCAACTGTCAATCCCTCTGGGATGGGCTTTTCGAGGACAATTTGGGTGAATTCCTTGTTTAGCGGCTTTTTGCGAATGACTTTCCCTTCACCAATTGTCTGGAGGCTTCTTCCATCAACAAATTCGATTTCCAACCCTTCGTGGATGAAATCAAATCCAATCTGCTGGGGATGAACCAGCCTTACGAGAAGTTCATGTGAACTGATCATTCGGGCGATCTGGACGTAGACCCCGTGAATATTGGTCGCATCATCTCCCTGGTTCTCAAACAGGTTGTCGGTAAGGCTCAGGAGACCTGTGCAATTTGCAAAGTGTGTTGCATCAGCCGTCGTGCTGAGAATACGACCCTTGGAAGGCGTCACCCGACACTTGTCGATGTGGACGTTGTGACAAAGTTGGGCCAAAATTCCCATTCCACCGGCATGATGAATCGTAATGGATTCCACGCATATGTCCCTGCTCTCATTTAAAACGAAGGCAGGATAATTCCGGTGATTGGGGCCGAAAACCAAGGTGTTTCCTGGTTTACCCGTGAGGCCCTTGATCGATAAGCGTATAGTCCGTTTCCCAATTTCCCTGGCAGGGTAGGAGGCCGTTCCGTTGAAATAGTAATCCTTGGCCATGAATGCAGTCTTCCGCTCAGTGGTATCAAACTCGAGGAGATGATTACTGCCGTAGACAAGCCTGCTTGCTGCGGAATTAGAAGATTCAACGGCTGAATCATTCCCGACAAATCGAAGCAGACCGCCGCAGATTTTGTACGGGAAATGCTCCGGAATGTGCAGGTCCATTCCTTCATCGTCGACGCTGAGTATTCGGCCCTCACTGTGGAAGCTCCGTTCAAAATCGACAGAAAACTCCTTCAGGGTGATGGATGAGGATTTGGATACAAAAAACGGGTTGATCAGGCCGTGGAAGACAAATTCCGATCCTTGTCCGTCAATGGTGAACTCCTCAAAGTCGATCAACGGAAAGACGATCCGTTTCAATCCTGCATCGTTATTGCACAGGTAAAGGTAGAGGTCCTTCGCGAAATCCGGAAAAAAATCATACCTTCCATTGGGGAAAACGAGACAGGAAACATTGTGGGTCTGGCAATATTGCAATGCTGCCAACACTCCCGGCGTCGCGTCGGTCCCATCAGGGACAACCCCGAACTGCTCGACACTCATAGAGGCCAGGTTGTCCTGGTCTGGTAGAGTTCGGACAGTTTTCTCTGCATGCTGCATTCCGGCGACTTCCTTTCGACGATCCAAATTACCAGCGGAGGGTGGCCATCAGGGTGAAGGAGCGGGGGGCTTTCATCTGCTGGGCGGTGAAGTAAGGATTCCCCGACAAATCGTCGATTGCCCGGCGAGGGAAGGTCCCACGGTCGTCAAGCAGGTTGTCCACATTCAGCTGCAGGACCAGTGTCTTGGAACCAAGGAAAATCGGGTAGCGGAGCATGGCATTCATGACGAAAATCTCCTCGCCCCGGAAGGGGCGGTTGGGATCCAGAATGTCATTCTCGTCAATGGCGAAGCCAAGCACGTCCTCATCCTGCCAGCGGAATCCGCCCCCGATCGCCAAGCGCTTCAGCGGGCCTTCGCGGACGGTGTAAACCGAATTCAGGATGACCTTCCATTCCCGTTGGACACGCGGGGCAATGCCCTCGGTTGCGTGGATGTCTGTTACGTAGGCCTGCAAGCGGTCGATGGCATCGCCAACGGTTTGGTATTCCGAGAAACTCACCGAGTCATCAAGCGGCGCATCACGATTCGCCTCCCAGGTTGGAAGGTATTGGGCGATATACCGATCTGTCACGGGCAGACGTGAATCAATGGTTGTTTCGATCCTGCTTACGATCAAGCGGAGGTTCCAACCCGGCAGCGGGTTACCGACGAGGCTGAATTCCAATCCCTCTGACTGGTCGTCACGGAAGGTGACCCAGCGTTCTTCCTCAATGATCAAGGATGGATCCACTATATCCCACATGTCGTTGATCCAGTTCGTCATCTGTCCGCGAATATTGCTTTCGCGCTGGTTGACGGCTGATGTCTCAAAGAAGGTCAGGGATGCGTTGAGTTTATCATTCAGCAGGTTGGCACGAATGCCAAAATCATGGGTTTCACCAAGGGTGGGCGGAGGTGCATTTCCATAGATGTCCTTGAAGAGGGCGGATGAGGAAATCAAGACATCCGAAAAATTGTAGAAGACCATCCAGTTCCGGTTTAGCCTGAAGACGACGGAATAGGTCGATGTCGGGTCCTCGTCCGTCACTTCCTTGGGATCCTTGGTTCCGTAATTGAATGTTCCGTCGTAGAGGATTTTGTCACCAACATCCCATGGGGACCCCCGGAAGTTTTCTCCCGCGTATATGTTCCCATCAACAAATGGAAACGTTGTGCGGCGGGATGACGACTTGTCATCGCGGATTCCGGCGGTGAGGATCAGGCGTTCATACCCTTCCCGGGCCTGCCAGGTGAAGTACTGAGCCGCCAGAAGATAGGTTTCACGAACTTCATCAATATCTCTTGGAGAGGTGTGCCGTATCCAGCCCGAGGTGACCCCGGGATCGTCGATCAGATCGAAGTTGGACTGGTAGTAGGGTATAGCGAAAGCCCCGTCCGGTGTTAAATCGGTCCGAATGTAGGCTCTGGTGGAGAGCTTGTTGGACCAGTCGCGCAAATCATTGGGAAAGTCTCCAGGAAAGTTACCCAGGAGGCTGGGGGTCGTATTGACCCGTCGAAATCCGGCAAAAAGCGAACGGACATCGCGACGCTCGATCATGCCCACCAGGTTAAGACGGCCTACAGGAATACGCCCAAATAGTTTCCGGTCCCGAAGGTCCAGCTCATAGGTGACCGTGGCCCGGTAGGTATCAGCCGTATTCTGGGCCCCCACGACCTCCGTGCGGGTGGTTTCGATATAGGTGGAAAGGAAATTCGGATTCGGAGCTCCATTGGGAAGCACTTCGTTGGGATCGATTCTGAGTTGGCCTCCCGGGAAGGCCTGCACCGTGCGGTGCTTTGTCCAGTTCCGGTTGTAGGCCAGCTCAATGTTCAGGTTTGGAAGGATTTGATGCTGGAGGTTCACCATGAAATCCTGCCACTCAAGGTCACGCTTGAGCCCGTCGCCCATCAACTGGAGACCTTCGACATCGTAGATGGCGTTGTCCTCCGTGTAGGACTTTATACGGGTCTCATTGATATCGGGATGTCCGGGGATTTCATTTGCCTCCCCGCGGGCCATACCCCGCCAGGTGGTTGCCTCAATTTCCGGTTGGCCCTGGACGTGGACGGTCAGCTTCCCGTCACGATCGAGGCCGGTGCCCGGACTGGCGTCAAGGGGATCGCCCACGTTGGCATATGTCGGCCTTCCCGCCTCAATCCATGGAGTGACCCAGTCATAGCTTACCCAACCGTAGCGGAAAATGCGTTTCTCGTTCCCCTTTTCAAGGAAAAGGGTCGCGCTGGTCTTTCGGCTCGGACGCCAGGTGAGGGTTCCGAATACACCTTTTCTCAGCAGGCCCGCCGGCTCGAGAAATTCCTTTTTATCGAAATACAA
It encodes the following:
- a CDS encoding right-handed parallel beta-helix repeat-containing protein is translated as MSVEQFGVVPDGTDATPGVLAALQYCQTHNVSCLVFPNGRYDFFPDFAKDLYLYLCNNDAGLKRIVFPLIDFEEFTIDGQGSEFVFHGLINPFFVSKSSSITLKEFSVDFERSFHSEGRILSVDDEGMDLHIPEHFPYKICGGLLRFVGNDSAVESSNSAASRLVYGSNHLLEFDTTERKTAFMAKDYYFNGTASYPAREIGKRTIRLSIKGLTGKPGNTLVFGPNHRNYPAFVLNESRDICVESITIHHAGGMGILAQLCHNVHIDKCRVTPSKGRILSTTADATHFANCTGLLSLTDNLFENQGDDATNIHGVYVQIARMISSHELLVRLVHPQQIGFDFIHEGLEIEFVDGRSLQTIGEGKVIRKKPLNKEFTQIVLEKPIPEGLTVGDAIAANRDYPEVRISGNTIRNNRARGMLLNCRGKTRVENNYFHTPGAAILFEGDASYWFEQGGVSDCVIQGNTFDNCLFGVWGKGVIDVQAGIHEKRESSRYNRNIVIKDNRFIRGNQSPLLHAFCVDNLQWRDNQIEASRIDNPESPFIISFCSNVSIKDELYCETDPLPNLNT
- a CDS encoding right-handed parallel beta-helix repeat-containing protein, whose amino-acid sequence is MMYRILTFIVSIAAAELGAQTVVASYGSDFNTTGAPTAGWSYLWNAPDGWGIGVTGDQASGFIGAPASYVPLILASPSYTADGDLVGGNNPPSGFMRLSSGGGHPGVSVGGSNMRDRYAIAAYTVPSSGHYAIANSFITMSNSSSNGVEVLVFPGISEAVLRHVSDPFSTTSFDTEIGYLDAGQTIYVAFGPNGSATSDSFSMDFDIVRTDRLSFRDQFLNGLASGADVITITPGRYYANPSSTYVYRGNFNPPTPVTVIADGVELINQSDNRTISLVNCNNLTLRGLSIDYDPQLYRQGTVESRNYSTGTFELRLHEGYPQTLSTTATSGITYEPSNLTMKQMTNTIYPNGNVTEIEPGLYQVNANFSNMDVGDFVSLTVSAGIPHGIYLENCTGVRLEDIEIHGAPAFAVLSVNGFQISLENVQITPGATPLRASIPRLLSSNADGLHFKHSYGEININNSHTAYTGDDGIILTTAYAPILEKNAANAITVATKSSSETVEVGDELYIYDPVAGTRESAIIQTVSPVAMSETAIRAEISILFPDANLTNSTFEQAFLLTLDTNVTTGTGGIVANRSGDSSGSVISNCTIDNTRARGILIKASNVVVRNNSVYNSFLPGIQVRPDAFYWMEGDFAHNVIIEDNELTRCSIARSNGYTPIYVSARGFNNWTPGTGHSNLTIRRNKITTPASGGILIEYADDVKLRSNTTTNSHNFTSASPFYDSVIRLERVNNVSIYGVNLVSGINEANANMSALIDTGPQVTNLNVVAGLLLDQDTDQLPDDWEIDNFGFTSVVDANDDTDGDGLTEAEEFIAVLNPLQQDFFQAKIGMSGGLHLNWTPKANRFVTVYQNETLDTSFSILEQDIPAEDGTFDLPPLVEGSIFYRIAITE
- a CDS encoding TonB-dependent siderophore receptor — protein: MNPQRITPLLLILSLPASGLLAQETEQKEEEVVELSPFVVSADSEVGYVATETLSGTRIRSNLGEVGASLDVLTSELLEDIGANDATDALDLSGNVTTWDKSGDQDAVQNQIWFSNPYNSRGFLSTSVLADFFELGVQPLDFYSFTRLTIAKGPNAVLYGIGSPGGVLSLERKKARFGKDTVELQVQTDSEESFRSTLDVSREVIEDKLAFRTGALYFDKKEFLEPAGLLRKGVFGTLTWRPSRKTSATLFLEKGNEKRIFRYGWVSYDWVTPWIEAGRPTYANVGDPLDASPGTGLDRDGKLTVHVQGQPEIEATTWRGMARGEANEIPGHPDINETRIKSYTEDNAIYDVEGLQLMGDGLKRDLEWQDFMVNLQHQILPNLNIELAYNRNWTKHRTVQAFPGGQLRIDPNEVLPNGAPNPNFLSTYIETTRTEVVGAQNTADTYRATVTYELDLRDRKLFGRIPVGRLNLVGMIERRDVRSLFAGFRRVNTTPSLLGNFPGDFPNDLRDWSNKLSTRAYIRTDLTPDGAFAIPYYQSNFDLIDDPGVTSGWIRHTSPRDIDEVRETYLLAAQYFTWQAREGYERLILTAGIRDDKSSSRRTTFPFVDGNIYAGENFRGSPWDVGDKILYDGTFNYGTKDPKEVTDEDPTSTYSVVFRLNRNWMVFYNFSDVLISSSALFKDIYGNAPPPTLGETHDFGIRANLLNDKLNASLTFFETSAVNQRESNIRGQMTNWINDMWDIVDPSLIIEEERWVTFRDDQSEGLEFSLVGNPLPGWNLRLIVSRIETTIDSRLPVTDRYIAQYLPTWEANRDAPLDDSVSFSEYQTVGDAIDRLQAYVTDIHATEGIAPRVQREWKVILNSVYTVREGPLKRLAIGGGFRWQDEDVLGFAIDENDILDPNRPFRGEEIFVMNAMLRYPIFLGSKTLVLQLNVDNLLDDRGTFPRRAIDDLSGNPYFTAQQMKAPRSFTLMATLRW